A window of the Brassica napus cultivar Da-Ae chromosome A2, Da-Ae, whole genome shotgun sequence genome harbors these coding sequences:
- the LOC106413033 gene encoding uncharacterized protein At3g43530-like, with product MSGGVSNRTRARKAVSDGNEPVREDVVHQDSTSVRETTVVSLSVDSESKDMYAVSSKARQPPQPLELYFKSTEFSKTCKIPSKCFVKNTMDVIKKLKEKVKWLTSHPQFHHFFHMPDEQYLKLQGMWMLLMRTISTEEEDVAWFGVNGVPIRSSMKEHALIYGLDCHEYSRKYLKLGSTKFVDYYFGGLKKITITDVEHKLWSMKTSSNDRLKMVVLLFLGRVIRGHAKDSRPVDPFILRIVEDLDICKTFSWGRLTFDDAIKNIKHMMELLKGEVHPACGFPGFIIPLEVKHTI from the exons ATGTCTGGTGGAGTCTCCAATAGAACTAGAGCTAGAAAGGCGGTCTCAGATGGGAATGAGCCGGTAAGAGAAGATGTAGTCCATCAAGACAGTACTTCAGTGAGAGAAACGACTGTAGTTTCGCTCTCAGTTGATTCCGAAAGTAAAGACATGTACGCTGtatcatctaaa GCAAGGCAACCACCACAGCCCCTTGAATTATACTTCAAGAGCACAGAGTTCTCGAAGACTTGCAAGATTCCCTCTAAGTGCTTTGTGAAGAACACAATGGACGTGATTAAGAAGCTTAAAGAGAAGGTTAAATGGTTAACAAGCCATCCTCAGTTTCACCACTTCTTCCACATGCCTGATGAACAATACCTGAAGCTCCAAGGAATGTGGATGTTACTCATGCGCACCATTTcgactgaagaagaagatgttgcaTGGTTTGGAGTGAATGGAGTGCCCATCCGCTCTTCTATGAAGGAACATGCCCTCATCTATGGCTTAGACTGCCATGAGTATTCGAGGAAATATTTGAAGCTCGGGAGTACTAAGTTTGTGGATTATTACTTTGGTGGACTAAAGAAGATCACCATAACAGATGTGGAGCACAAGCTGTGGTCTATGAAGACGTCATCCAATGATAGATTGAAGATGGTTGTGTTGTTGTTCCTTGGTCGGGTTATCAGAGGACATGCAAAGGATTCCAGACCAGTAGACCCGTTCATCTTAAGGATCGTGGAAGATTTGGATATATGCAAAACATTTTCTTGGGGTCGTCTAACATTTGATGATGCAATAAAGAACATTAAGCATATGATGGAGCTTCTGAAGGGTGAAGTGCACCCGGCATGCGGCTTTCCTGGATTCATAATTCCATTAGAGGTAAAGCATacaatttag
- the LOC106387402 gene encoding probable aquaporin NIP5-1, with product MAPTEAEMGAVAVTAPPTPGTPGGPLITGMRVDSMSFDHRKPMPPCKCLPVMGHTWGQPDTCFTDFPSPVVSLTRKLGAEFVGTFILIFTATAGPIVNQKYDGAETLIGNAACAGLAVMIIILSTGHISGAHLNPSLTIAFAALRHFPWAHVPAYIAAQVSASICASFALKAVFHPFMSGGVTVPSVSVGQAFALEFIITFILLFVVTAVATDTRAVGELAGIAVGATVMLNILVAGPSSGGSMNPVRTLGPALASGNYRSLWVYLVAPTLGAISGAAVYTGVKLNDSATDPPRQVRSFRR from the exons ATGGCTCCAACGGAGGCTGAGATGGGTGCAGTGGCGGTGACGGCTCCTCCGACGCCAGGAACGCCGGGAGGACCGTTGATCACGGGGATGAGAGTGGATTCAATGTCGTTCGATCATCGGAAACCGATGCCTCCATGCAAATGCTTGCCGGTGATGGGACACACTTGGGGTCAACCCGACACGTGCTTCACCGATTTTCCCTCCCCTGTTGTCTCCCTTACTCGCAAG CTTGGAGCGGAGTTCGTGGGAACATTTATCTTGATATTCACAGCGACGGCCGGTCCAATCGTGAACCAGAAATACGACGGAGCTGAAACCCTAATTGGTAACGCGGCATGCGCGGGACTCGCAGTGATGATCATAATTCTCTCAACCGGTCACATCTCAGGGGCTCACTTAAACCCTTCGCTGACCATAGCATTCGCAGCTCTAAGGCACTTCCCTTGGGCCCACGTGCCTGCTTACATAGCGGCCCAAGTCTCAGCTTCCATTTGCGCTTCATTCGCACTCAAAGCAGTTTTCCATCCTTTCATGTCGGGAGGTGTCACTGTTCCGTCTGTTAGTGTTGGACAAGCCTTTGCTCTTGAGTTCATCATCACTTTTATTCTCCTCTTTGTCGTTACTGCCGTTGCCACCGACACTCGTGCc GTTGGAGAATTAGCTGGAATAGCTGTTGGAGCCACTGTCATGCTCAACATTCTTGTCGCAGG GCCATCGAGTGGTGGATCTATGAACCCGGTTAGGACTCTAGGACCAGCCCTTGCATCAGGAAACTACAGGTCACTTTGGGTTTATCTGGTGGCTCCTACACTTGGTGCCATATCTGGTGCAGCCGTCTACACAGGTGTCAAGCTTAACGATAGCGCGACTGACCCGCCACGTCAGGTTAGGAGCTTCCGCCGTTAA